In Mycolicibacterium lutetiense, the sequence GAGACATCCGGCGGTGAACCGAGCGCAGGCCGTTGACGGCTCATGCGCTCCAACTCGCGGCGGTCTCCCGCGCCATCTCGATCACCCGTTGCGGATCCCCACCGTGGCGCAGCCAGTCCGCGGGGCACGACCCGTCGAGTAGGTCGCTGGGCGCCCGCATCCACAGCGCGGCCATCCACGGATCGTCGGTGCCCTCGGTGAGCGCGGTCAGCACGTCGCGCAGCGAGGGGATGGTGGCGCCGCTGTCGAGAAACTGCCACGTCGGGTACACGACCCCGCCGTCGTCGAGCGGACAGGCCAGAACCGCGTACCGGGCCACCTTCTGGTGCAGCGCCTGGCGGGTGACGCCGAGCCAGCGGGTCAGCCCTGCCGTGTCGTAGAACGGCCCCGTGATCTCGTCGAACACGTGACCCAACGGCAACGCGGCCACCATGGCGTCGGCGATCTCCTCCGGGTCCCCGAATGCCTCCGGGCCGAGGCTGGCCTCGTCGGCCCGACGCAACCGCTCATGGACCTTCCGGCTCACCGACCGCATGATCTGCCGCTCGAACAATGCGAGATCGGTCATCGCGGCCTCCCAGATGCGTCAACTTCGTCAAGTCTACCGCGTCAAGGAAGTCAAGCGCGGTGCGTGCCACCCTCCAGTTCATTGGGCGGTGATGCGGCACCCAGCGGCGGCGCGGGGGCGCGGGCCTCGGCCTCGGCCTTGGCAACGGCCTGAGCGATCACCGGATCGGTTTCGGTGGAGAACCAGTCGGCGACCTCGTCGCTGTCGTCCTCGGGCTTGGGCAGGCCCTGCTCCACCGGCGGCGGGGTGTAGCGGAAGACCCCGTCCTCACCGGGGACACCCAGCATCTTGGTGAATCCCTGTAACGCCGAACCGAAATCGCTGGGGACCAGCCAGACCTTGTTCGCCTCGCCCTTGGCCATCTCCGGCAGCGTCTGCAGGTACTGGTACGCCAACATCTCCGGAGTCGGCCGCCCCGCCTTGATCGCAGCGAAGGTCTTCTCGATGGCCTTGGCCTCCCCCTGTGCCTTCAGGTACTGGGCGGCACGCTCACCCTGGGCGCGCAACATCCGCGACTGCCGGTCCGCCTCGGCCGCCAGGATCGCGGCCTGCTTGGCACCCTCGGCAGCCAGAATCTGCGACTGTTTCTGACCTTCGGCCTGTTTGATCGAGGATTCGCGGACACCCTCTGCGGTCAGGATCATGGCGCGCTTCTCGCGGTCGGCCTTCATCTGCTTTTCCATCGATTCCTGGATCGACGGCGGCGGGTCGATGCTGCGCAGCTCGACCCGCGCCACCCGCAGGCCCCAGCGGCCCGTCGCTTCGTCCAGCACCCCGCGCAGTTGCTGGTTGATCGAGTCGCGTGACGTCAACGTCTGTTCCAGGGTCATGCCGCCGACGACATTGCGCAGTGTCGTGGCGGTCAGCTGTTCCACACCGACGATGTAGTTGCTGATCTCATATACCGCCGCCTGCGGATTCATGACCCGGAAGTACACCACCGTGTCGATGGCCAGAGTCAGGTTGTCCTCGGTGATCACCCCTTGTGGAGGGAAGGACACCACCCGCTCGCGCAGGTCCACCCGCGCGCGAACCCGATCGACGAATGGCACCAGCAGGGTCAGCTGGCCGCTGACCGTGCGGCTGTACCGGCCGAGCCGCTCGATCACCGCGGCCTCGGCCTGAGGAATGAGCGCAACCGATTTGGCTACGACGATGATGGCAAACACCACCAGCACAATCAGCAATACGAGCCCGGCTACCGCACCATCCACAGTGAGTCCCTCCCTAGGTCTTACGTTGTCCTGAAGACCACCGCGGTGGCGCCGTCGATCCGCACCACGGTTACGTGCTCTCCCGGTTCGTACACATCGTTGTCGTTGAGTGGCCGCGCCGTCCACGTTTCACCATCGAGCTTGACCTGACCGTCGTGCTCCGTCACCCGGTCGAGCACCAGCGCAGACCTGCCTTCGAGCGCCTTGACCGGCTCGGGAAGCCCTTGGCCGGCCTCGAAACGACGCCGCAGCGCGGGCCGGACCAACACCAGCAAGAGCACCGACACCACCAGAAACACCACGCCGTCGGCCCAGATCGGCACGTCGAACAACCAGCTCGAACCTGACGCCGCGAGCGCACCCCCGGCCAACATCAGCAGGAACATGTCGCCGGTCAGTGCCTCTGCCCCGGCGAGTCCCAGTGCCAGGATGAGCCAGATCAGCGGGATGGGCATATGGACACCCTAGCGAATACGACCCGATCGGCGACCGACAATTACACTGCCAGGATCATGTGGTGTCCAAGTGCAACTCTTTCGATGTGGGCCAACGCCTGGCTCGCCGGTGCAGCCGCGCCCGACGACGTCCTCGACGCGTTATCCCAGTGGGCACCAATGCATTCTGTGACGGCCTACGACTCGCAAGCCGCGGTCCGTACCGGATTGCCCTGGCCTGAGTTGGAAGACTCGGGTTCGGTGTCGTTGTTGCAGACACTGCGCACCGCCGTCGGCAGGTCCGGTACCAGGCCCTCGATTCGGATCGCCCTCCCGGTGCCCGGCGACGTCCGCGGATTGCCTGCAGGTTCGCAGTTCCAGCGCGATGCGCTGGCCGTCGGTGAAGCGGTGCTGGTGACCCATGAGGAGCTCGACGGCGTCGGACTGGTGCCGGAATTCGAATATTCTGAATTCGACGACGTCGAAACCGAATCCGCGTACGAGCCGGAGCCGCGGGCGCTCTCGTGGATCGTATATTCACTGCCCGTTCTGCCACCGCCTCAGCACTACGATCTCGGCGGGGCCGAGTACGAGTTGCGCTCAGCCGTGCGCTCAGCCGCCGACACGCTGGTCGCGTTGCGGGCCGGTATCGGTCTGGACGTCGACGATCCCCGCGGCATGGTCGAAGACATCCTCGAAGCCGGGCGGATGCACGTCATGCCCGACCACGCCCCCACCCGAGCGGTGCGGGTGCTGGAGAACGCCGCGCACGTGGATGCGATCATCACCGTGAGTTCGGGACTGATGCCGATCGGCCTGCAGAGTTCCTCGGAAGTTCAGATCGCCGGTGACGCCATGCGGCCGTTGGCTCAGGTCGTGCGCTCTGCCCGGTTGGCCGCGCTCGAGGCCATCCTGCAATCTGCTTGGCGTGACTAGCTTTTCGGGCCACAGCAGTGCGGTGAGCACGGCGCGCCGTTGACGCTGAATCCGTAGCCTGCGACGGGGTCCGGACCGGCGACCCGCAGTGGCTCCGCACCGGTGCGGACCTCCTCGATCAGCCCGGCCGCCAACCGGGCGAAACGTTCGTCGGCGTTCGGGGTGCGGGCCCGTGCGAAGGCGATACCGGCTTGTTCGGCCTGCAGTCGCAGCTCGTGATCGAGGTCCCACACCACCTCGATGTGGTCGGCGACGAACCCGATCGGGCATACGATGACCGCCCGGGTTCCCTTCTGGCCCAACACAGTCAGGTGATCGGCCACGTCGGGCTCCAGCCACGGGATCCGGGGCGGACCCGATCGCGACTGCCACACCTGGTCGTAGTCCGGGTAGCCCGCCGCGGCGGCCACCAGGCGCGTCGCATAGCCGACCTGACGGCTGTAGAGCCGCGGGCCGTGGCGCTCCTCGGCGGCGATGGGCACCGAGTGAGCAGTGAATACCAGCCGGGCCTCGGCGCGCAGCTCGGCGGGCAAGGTGGCGGCCGCTGCGGCGATCGATTCGGCGAACATCTCCACCAACAGCGGATGGTCGAAGTACTGACGCAGTTTGACCAGCTCCGGCGCGTCAGGTCCGGCCGCGGCCCGGGCCCTGGCGATGTCCTCGACGTACTGGGTGCAGCTGGAATACCCACCCCAGGCCGACGTCGTGAACACCGCTGCCCGGCGAATACCGTTGTCCCGCATCGCCGCAACGGTGTCCTCGACGTACGGCTCCCAGTTCCGGTTACCGAAATACACCGGCAGATCGGGCAATTGCAGCCGAAGCTGCTCGATCAGTGCGCGGTTGATCCCATTGATCGGAGACACCCCACCGAAATGCAGATAGTGCTCGGCGACGTCGGCCAACCGCTCGGCCGGGATTCCGCGCCCCCGGGTGACGTTCTCCAGGAACGGCATCACCTGCTCCGGCGCCTCCGGTCCCCCGAACGACAGCAGCAGGAGAGCGTCAAAGGGATCCGAGCGCTCCATACTTCTAGAGCAGCTGGGTGCTGGCGCCGCCGTCGGCGTAGACGATGGTGCCGGTGGTGGCGGGCAGCCAGTCGGACAGCAGGGCGCACACGGTCTTGGCGACCGGCTCGGGGTCCTTCATGTTCCAGCCGACGGGCGCACGCTGATCCCAGCCCTCTTCGAGCAGCCGCATCTGGTCACCGGCTTCGGCGCCGAGCGCACCACCGACGATGGCGCTCATGGCCAAGGTCCGGATCGGGCCGGCCGCAACCAGGTTGGAGCGGACACCGAACGGACCGGCCTCACGAGCGACGAACCGGTTGACCGACTCGAGTGCGCTCTTTGCGACGGTCATCCAGTTGTACGCCGGCATCGCGCGGGTCGGGTCGAAGTCCATACCGACGATGCTGCCGCCCTCGTTCATGACCGGCAGGGTGGCCTTGGCCAGCGAGGCGTAGGAGTACGCCGAGATGTGGATGCCCTTGGCGACGTCCGCGTACGGGGCGTCGAAGAACGGGTTCACCCCCATGCCGGTCTGCGGCATGAAGCCGATCGAATGGACCACGCCGTCGAGCTTGTTGCCCTCGCCGATGACACCGGTGACCCGATCGGCCAGGCTCGCCAGGTGCTCCTCGTTCTGCACATCGAGCTCCAGCAGCGGTGCCGGCTTGGGCAACCGGTCGGCGATGCGCTGGATCAGCTTCATCCGGTCGAATCCGGTGAGCACCAACTCAGCCCCGGCCTCCTGGGCCACCCTCGCGATATGGAACGCGATCGACGAGTCCGTGATGATCCCGGTGACGAGGATGCGCTTGCCTTCGAGCAAACCTGCCATTAGTGCGACTCCTTCTTGGGAAAGTTTCAGTAGACCAATATCTTTGGGGTCAGATCCGGGTGGGTCAGTGACCCATGCCCATGCCGCCGTCGACGGGGATGACCGCACCGGCGATGTAGCTTGCGTCCTCGGAAGCCAGGAAGCTCACCGCGCCGGCGACCTCCGCGGCGGTGCCGACCCGCTTGGCCGGGATGAATTCCAGGGCACCGGCCTGAATCCGCTCGTCCAGGGCACGGGTCATCTCGGTGTCGATGTAACCGGGTGCCACCACGTTGGCGGTGACGCCGGCCTTGGACAGCTCCCGGGAGATCGAGCGGGCCATGCCGATCAGACCGGCCTTGGCGGCCGCGTAGTTGGCCTGGTTGCCGATGCCCCACATGCCGGAGACCGAACCGATGAAGATGATCCGGCCGAAACGCTTGCGCTGCATGCTGCGCGAGGCCCGCTGCGCCACCCGGAAGGCTCCGGTGAGGTTGGCGTTGATGACGTTCTCGAACCGTTCCTCGGTCATCCGCATGAGGAACGCGTCCTGGGAGATACCGGCGTTGGATACCAGCACCTCGACCGGCCCCTGGTGCTCCTCGACCTCTTTGAACGCACGGTCGACGGCCTCGTTGTCGGTCACGTCGCACACGACGCCGAACAGCCCGTCGGGTGCCCCGGACCCACGGTGCGTGACGGCAACCTTATGTCCGTCGGCGGCAAGTCGCTGCGCGATCGCCAGGCCGATCCCCCGGTTTCCACCGGTGACCAGCACGGAGCGGGGAACGAACGCGGGCCGCCCGCCGGCTTCGGCAGCGGCGGTTTCGGCGTCGGCTTCGGAGACAGCAGCGTCACTCATGCCCGCCAACTTATCTCCTCACCAGCATGGTCTGAAAATCGCATCACCGGTGCGGACTGCCGTCCGGCAACATGCGATCGTGGCTCAACCGGGCAGTCTGCGGTTGATCAGCAGGGCGGCCGCCCCAGCCAGGGCCAGCACCAACGCACCCAGCCGCAGCCAACCGAGGCTGGCATCGCCCTTGATGGTCTCGTAGCCGATCTGCTGCTGCAGCGAGGTGAACACCTGCTTGAGCTGTTCCAGGCTGGACGCGGTGAAGGCGTCACCGCCGGACAGCTTGGCGATCCTGCCCAGCATCTCGTCGTCGACCGGAACCGGCTGGCGCTGGTCGTTGATCTCGACATAGCCATACGGCGTGCCGAAGGACACCGTGGAGATCGGCACTCCCTGGTCCTTGGCGGTGCGTGCCGCGGTGTAGGCGCCCTTCGGGTTGTCCGGATTGGACGGCACGGTTTCCTTGCCGTCGGACATCAGCACGATGCGCGCGGGTGGCTTCTCGTCACCGCCGCCGATCACGGCACCGACGGTGGCGATCGCCTGCAGTGCGGTGAAGATGCCCTCACCCGTTGCGGTCCGATCGGCCAACTGCAGCTTGTCGAGACCGTTCTTGGTGGCCTCGCGGTTGGTGGTCGGCTGGACCAGGACGGTCGCCGTCCCGGCGTAGGCGATCAGGCCGAGGTTGATCCCCGGTGTGAGCTGATCGGCGAACTGCTTGGCGGCCTCCTGCGCGGCGGCCAGCCGGCTGGGCGCGACATCGGTGGCCCGCATCGACTGCGATACGTCGATCACCAGCATCACCACCGCGCGATTACGCGGAATCCGCACATCATGGGTAGGACCGGCCATCGCCACCGTCAACAGGACAAGCGAAGCCGCCAACAGGGCCGCGGGCAGATGCCGCCACCTGGTCGGCTGTTTGGGCGCCACACTTTCCAGCAGCTCCATGTTGGCGAACCGCAGGACCCGCTGCTTGCGCGCCCGCTGCACGATGACGTAGTACGCCATCAGGCCCAGCACCACGAAGAGGAAAAGGAACCACCACGGGTGCGCGAAGCCTGTCAGGCTCATCGGACCGAGAATCGGTAAAGTCATGTGCTAGAAGTCTTTTCGCTTTCGATTTCTTATCGTCCAGCCAAGGCGCCACGCCGCCGGCTCGCAACGAACCGCACCACATCGGCGATCCAGTCCCGGTCGGTGCGCAGACTCAGCAGCGGCGCATCGCAACGCCGCAACGTGCGTGCCACTTCTTCGCGGTGCGCTGCGGCGGCGCGCTCGAAGTCACTGCGCAACTGCTCGTCGATGGTGAACTCGCGGGTGACACCGGTCTCGGTGTCCTGCAGCACCACGTCACCGATGGCAGGCAGTTCGACGTCGCGCGGGTCCAGGATCTCGATTCCCAGCACCTCGTGACGACCGGCGATCGCCCGCAGCGGGCGCATCCAGTTGATCGGTCCCAGGAAGTCGCTGATGATCACCGCCATCCCGCGCCGCCGCTCGGGACGACGCAGCGCATCGATGGCCGCGGCCAGATCGCCGCGGACCCCGGTCGGGGCCTTCGGCGTGGTGGCGATCGCCCGCAGCAATTCCTGCTCGTGTATCCGCCCACTCAGTGCCGGAACCCGGCGCACGATGTCGCCGTTGGCGATGATCGCACCGATCCGGTTGCCGCCACCGCTGTTGAGAAATGCGATCGCGGCGGCGGCCGCCACCGCAAGGTCGCGCTTCTCACACCCGGCGGTACCGAAGTCCAGGCTGGCCGACATGTCGACGACCAGCCAGGTCTCCAGTTCACGGTCGGCGATCATCTGCCGCACGTGCGGCGTCTGCGTCCGCGCTGTCACCGACCAGTCCATCCGGCGCACATCGTCGCCGGGCTGGTAGATCCGCGAGTCCCCCGGCTCCGACCCCGGACCCGGGATCAGGCCGAGGTGATCGCCGTGGAGCACGCCGTCGAGCTTGCGGCGCACCGTCAGCTCAAGCTTGCGTAACGCCGCCGTCAACGCAGGGTCCCGAATCTCCCCGCGCTTCAGAGACGGCAGATCCACTGAGCGTCGGGCCCCGGGAGGTGTGGTCACCGACTACCGGCCG encodes:
- the inhA gene encoding NADH-dependent enoyl-ACP reductase InhA, translating into MAGLLEGKRILVTGIITDSSIAFHIARVAQEAGAELVLTGFDRMKLIQRIADRLPKPAPLLELDVQNEEHLASLADRVTGVIGEGNKLDGVVHSIGFMPQTGMGVNPFFDAPYADVAKGIHISAYSYASLAKATLPVMNEGGSIVGMDFDPTRAMPAYNWMTVAKSALESVNRFVAREAGPFGVRSNLVAAGPIRTLAMSAIVGGALGAEAGDQMRLLEEGWDQRAPVGWNMKDPEPVAKTVCALLSDWLPATTGTIVYADGGASTQLL
- the fabG1 gene encoding 3-oxoacyl-ACP reductase FabG1; the encoded protein is MSDAAVSEADAETAAAEAGGRPAFVPRSVLVTGGNRGIGLAIAQRLAADGHKVAVTHRGSGAPDGLFGVVCDVTDNEAVDRAFKEVEEHQGPVEVLVSNAGISQDAFLMRMTEERFENVINANLTGAFRVAQRASRSMQRKRFGRIIFIGSVSGMWGIGNQANYAAAKAGLIGMARSISRELSKAGVTANVVAPGYIDTEMTRALDERIQAGALEFIPAKRVGTAAEVAGAVSFLASEDASYIAGAVIPVDGGMGMGH
- a CDS encoding SPFH domain-containing protein, which encodes MDGAVAGLVLLIVLVVFAIIVVAKSVALIPQAEAAVIERLGRYSRTVSGQLTLLVPFVDRVRARVDLRERVVSFPPQGVITEDNLTLAIDTVVYFRVMNPQAAVYEISNYIVGVEQLTATTLRNVVGGMTLEQTLTSRDSINQQLRGVLDEATGRWGLRVARVELRSIDPPPSIQESMEKQMKADREKRAMILTAEGVRESSIKQAEGQKQSQILAAEGAKQAAILAAEADRQSRMLRAQGERAAQYLKAQGEAKAIEKTFAAIKAGRPTPEMLAYQYLQTLPEMAKGEANKVWLVPSDFGSALQGFTKMLGVPGEDGVFRYTPPPVEQGLPKPEDDSDEVADWFSTETDPVIAQAVAKAEAEARAPAPPLGAASPPNELEGGTHRA
- a CDS encoding VWA domain-containing protein: MTLPILGPMSLTGFAHPWWFLFLFVVLGLMAYYVIVQRARKQRVLRFANMELLESVAPKQPTRWRHLPAALLAASLVLLTVAMAGPTHDVRIPRNRAVVMLVIDVSQSMRATDVAPSRLAAAQEAAKQFADQLTPGINLGLIAYAGTATVLVQPTTNREATKNGLDKLQLADRTATGEGIFTALQAIATVGAVIGGGDEKPPARIVLMSDGKETVPSNPDNPKGAYTAARTAKDQGVPISTVSFGTPYGYVEINDQRQPVPVDDEMLGRIAKLSGGDAFTASSLEQLKQVFTSLQQQIGYETIKGDASLGWLRLGALVLALAGAAALLINRRLPG
- a CDS encoding DUF58 domain-containing protein, whose amino-acid sequence is MTTPPGARRSVDLPSLKRGEIRDPALTAALRKLELTVRRKLDGVLHGDHLGLIPGPGSEPGDSRIYQPGDDVRRMDWSVTARTQTPHVRQMIADRELETWLVVDMSASLDFGTAGCEKRDLAVAAAAAIAFLNSGGGNRIGAIIANGDIVRRVPALSGRIHEQELLRAIATTPKAPTGVRGDLAAAIDALRRPERRRGMAVIISDFLGPINWMRPLRAIAGRHEVLGIEILDPRDVELPAIGDVVLQDTETGVTREFTIDEQLRSDFERAAAAHREEVARTLRRCDAPLLSLRTDRDWIADVVRFVASRRRGALAGR
- a CDS encoding ferrochelatase produces the protein MERSDPFDALLLLSFGGPEAPEQVMPFLENVTRGRGIPAERLADVAEHYLHFGGVSPINGINRALIEQLRLQLPDLPVYFGNRNWEPYVEDTVAAMRDNGIRRAAVFTTSAWGGYSSCTQYVEDIARARAAAGPDAPELVKLRQYFDHPLLVEMFAESIAAAAATLPAELRAEARLVFTAHSVPIAAEERHGPRLYSRQVGYATRLVAAAAGYPDYDQVWQSRSGPPRIPWLEPDVADHLTVLGQKGTRAVIVCPIGFVADHIEVVWDLDHELRLQAEQAGIAFARARTPNADERFARLAAGLIEEVRTGAEPLRVAGPDPVAGYGFSVNGAPCSPHCCGPKS
- a CDS encoding NfeD family protein, whose translation is MPIPLIWLILALGLAGAEALTGDMFLLMLAGGALAASGSSWLFDVPIWADGVVFLVVSVLLLVLVRPALRRRFEAGQGLPEPVKALEGRSALVLDRVTEHDGQVKLDGETWTARPLNDNDVYEPGEHVTVVRIDGATAVVFRTT